From the Lactuca sativa cultivar Salinas chromosome 9, Lsat_Salinas_v11, whole genome shotgun sequence genome, the window gccttcccacgatccttggaaatacctgaaaccaaaaactaaaattgtaagacaaagcttagtgagttccaccaaaGTACCAGTACACCACAACAGACAAGCATACAATATGAACAACCAACTTGACTGGACCTCAtagcagggcctacagcctatccagaccgctccaCGGCCCTCCAACATGATTGGACTGCCttgtagggcctacagcctattcggTCGTCGCCGAgtgtcttggcctacaacacaaagtaggaccgcctcaacccaacataacatgtcgacatatacaacaaacaaacataaacacAAAGCCAATAAATACAGATGATCATACAGATCCACCGAACAACTACAACTATCAAATTACCATCCTGACCAGGATATataatctagtgggccgacattggtgccttcgacccacgggtacaTTGAGGAAAACTCACCCCACAACCTGAATTCAGTCTGGAAAACTCCCAGCTCCGACAACCGGCTCAACCCAACTCCTAAATGTTAAAACATTTCCCattctaaattaataacattttccataatacccttggtcaaaactggttaaaatcaacaagtcaaccgagtcaacccaACTAAGTCAACTTAGCCGAGTCAACTCAGGGctcgtatgtggggcgtactccaaAGGTACACAGGGTGTACTCAGGCTTTGACCGCAGTCGGGAGATTGACCACCTACACGCTGCGTACTCTAGATTACCCAAGGTGTACACTCAGATGTCCATATTCTCAATAAGAGCTTGATGCATTAATCTCTCACGTCCAACtttcagatccaaggccaaaatataattaagaatcacaaagtttccaactttatgactttgcatgtccattaaatgcttaatacacaaaatcccaacttcttaatgccttaagaccttCTAGAGCATGCATGGAGAAAAACTAAGCATCcaaaccacatttttatgactcatgacccctcataaggtctgaaaggatgaCTTATTTGGTTAAGAGCATGCcaagctcaagaatcaccatatttGGGACCAAAAGTGCCCTAAATGAAGAAATGGCTAGATCTACAAAATAGGGTGATTAAtttatgagctttttacctcatggAGGTTGCTAAAAAGAGAATATCCCGGATCTAAGTTACTTCCAAGCTCTAAATTCCTTGtactaacttcttcttcttcaagaacaacACCAAAGCACATAAATGAGCTCAAAAGGCATTCTTCTAATTAAGGGTTTGCTAGAGGGACATTTCTTagatggaggctgatgagggaATGTGAAATAAGGTgataatgatgcttatatatagaccaaacactaaaaattagggtttgaagttTTCTCACGTACGCCCTGCATATgcggtgtacgcccaacgtactatggTCCATCCCAATACGCTCAGCGTAAacaaagtacgcccaacgtattacCCCTttgtccaaaatcatcaaaatgccactatgggccattcTTGCAATCTTTCTCAAACCCAAAGGTCAAAATGCAATATTCTTTCATACTTAGGTTTAAAATTGAAAATATCTCATCACCGGGGTGTTGCAATTTCATCTTCATTGTAAGGCTAGGAACAAAAATGCAAGGCCAAGGGGTCGTATTTATAGCTTAGTTAACTTGCAGATAAATCCagatttgaaaatttaaatgttAGATTTAATCCTAATTCAAATCATTTCTTTACCAGCAACTAAGAGGCTTTCAGAAACTTTAAAAAGACTCTCAAAACCGTCCATGCTTGGATGATTCTAAAATCACTTCTtttgtttaactattgaacaattacaattcatctctgcacctttaattaatttcatTTAATACCGAATTTATTTCAGATTAATTCTGaacaatagttaattaattttAACTATTTCTTTTTAATTCAGAATTAATTAGAAACACGAATTTGAAGTTTTTTATTTAGCCTAGATGTTAAAAGTGCCACTTGTCCAacgatttttttggatttttttttcttaaaaacgaGACAGTAGAAACTCCCAAAAGATGTGTGTTGAGCACACCACATAagttaaaattttttattttaaataaaaaaatatttaatactaAGCTATTTCAAATAGCTATTGAGAGTTTTTAGGAGCTTTAGAATTTTAGCCTTTactatttatgtaattttatacatTTGAAAAACTTACAATTATTTTTTCTAAACAATTATACacaaaataaaaactataattttcATCTACCTTCAACTACTTGTTATCGGTTATTGCTTGCTAGTTTGACAAAACATATAAATAGCATACTTATTACTTCATATCTAGAATTTATATGAAATACTATCAATGTCATTTTAGCACGGTTTTTTTGTTAGGAATGAATATTACAATCTTTAAAATCTTCTGGTTAGttgttaaaaaataaataaataaataaaaataatactcTGCAGCTAGCCAAGACATCCATATAGGAACATCTTGGATATTTGTATTTTGTGCCTTGGAGGCACGTGAGTAGGGCGGGCCACTTGGTACCCGTGACTGACCGCCTCCCGTGCATTAAGTCGACCCGTATAATATTACATCAAATCTCCACTATTACTATCGGGGCATATTCGTCAACTAAACCAATTGAAAAAGATAATTCATTTTGAATCATTGGCAAGTTTGTCCTGGCATGACTTAGACATCTTCCCAATAAACCAGGAAGAACAATATCAAGGACAAGGTTATTATTGCCAATTCACATGTCAATTGTTCTCTTATATATAGACTAGAAAATAGGTCTGTTTCAATAATTCCATCCAAACTCATGGACTCGACCATCTTTGCATTCTTCTTCATTGCTCTTCTTTCCACCACAAGAGCTTTTGATCCATGCCCATCTTTGAAACCGAAACCGGACGGCTCAGATCTTTCCATCATCCACATCTACGGCAAATGTTCACCATTCAATTCCCCTAAACCGGCATCGTCATGGACCACCACAGTCCTCAACATGGCCTCCGAAGATCAACAAAGGCTAACCTACTTGTCGAGTTTGGTTGCCACCAAGCCCAAAACTTCAGTGCCAATTGCACCGGGCCAAGTCATAAACATCGGTAATTATGTGGCCCGTGTGAAAATCGGCACACCTGGCCAGCTCATGTTCATGGTGCTGGACACCAGTGCAGACACCGCATGGGTTCCATGCAGTGGCTGTACCGGTTGTTCATCAACTATGTTCTCTCAAAACTCGTCTGCTACTTACGAGACAGTAGATTGTGCCACTTCTGAGTGTGTCCAAGCCCGTGGACTTTCATGCCCTATGGCTGAACCCTCTAACTGCTTGTTTAATCAATCGTATGGTGGTGATTCCTCATTTTTAGCTTCGCTATCTCGTGACTTTCTACAATTAGCCAATGATACAATTCCTAGTTATCTTTTCGGGTGCATTGGTGTTGTCTCGGGAAAATCAATCCCTCCTCAAGGGTTATTGGGCTTGGGCCGTGGAGCAATGTCAGTACTTTCCCAATCTGGATCAATTTACTCGGGTGTGTTCTCATATTGTTTGCCTAGTTTTAGATCATATTATTTCTCCGGGTCACTTAGGCTCGGCCCAAACGGTCAACCCAAAACAATAAAGTTCACCCCACTTTTAAAAAACCCGCATCGACCTTCGTTGTACTATGTGAACCTCACGGGTGTGACCATAGGTCGAGTCAAGGTCCCTATAGCTCCAGAGTTGCTAGGGTTTGACCCAAGCACTGGAGCAGGGACCATCATCGATTCAGGCACAGTTATAACTCGCTTTGTGCCTGCGGCTTATGATGTAATCAAGGAAGCGTTTAGGAACCAAACTCAAGGTCCATTTACCTCATTAGGAGCATTTGACACTTGTTTCTCGGTTACACATGAAAATGTAGCACCTAAGATGACATTTCATTTTACGGGATTAGATATTGTTCTACCCATGGAGAACACATTGATACATAGTAGTGCAGGGACATTAGCTTGCTTGGCAATGGCATCTGCCCCTAATAACGTGAACTCGGTGTTGAATGTGATTGCTAATTTGCAACAACAGAATTTAAGGATTTTGTTTGATGTTGTAAACTCACGTGTCGGTATCACTCGTGAAATTTGTAACTAGTGGCAATTGTTTTTCAAGAGTCATAAGAAGTTAAGAAATAAACCCAAGCTGTACTATGGACAAATTGAATGACAAATGAAAGTTCTTTCAACGAAATTACTCTTTCTTGATGTATGACTACTCGAATTGGGACTTATGCATGCAACTAAGTTAATGCTTTTGTCAAAAATATGTAACAAAACTAAGTTGATTTTTGTTTTCTTATTTTATATAGTCATATTTCATTTGTTACAAAACTTTACCAAGTTATGCACCTATATAGTTGTAAAAATTTCTTTCTATAAACCGACAACAAATTGaaacaatacaatataaattAGCTAATATATAGAATAAATTAGTAAAAAAAACCTATAACTTCAATGGTGATGTAAATCACCAACTGTAATATTTTATTAGGAGACAAAATATATCACTACTTTTATCAAATTATTCTGTGGACTTAATTAAATCGTCGGCAATGAGTCAGTGTTTAAAGagaaataaataacaaaaagtaAAAGCAAAATCAAAATCGTCGCTTTGGCCGAGTGGTTAAGGCGTGTGCCTGCTAAGTACATGGGGTTTCCCCGCGAGAGTTCGAATCTCTCAGGCGACGAAATTTTTTACCTCCAAAATCATTTTTAATCATCAAAAAATAGAAATCTCATTTTATCGGAATTTGACCGGAAAACACCGGGCCTTCTATGTTGTTGATCTATCTCTCTAAAAATCATACAGTTTTATTTGGGTTAATTAACCTCATAATTAGTTGCTAACACTTTTACCTTCATTGAATtgattaaattttttaaaatagtcattttgactggcgtaaaaaaaaaaaaaagacaaaactgtAAAATTGATCCCTATgttattcaaaaaactttggatagggtccaaacaGTTTTCGACTTGTATGAATGGTCCAAAATCAGGAATTTTCTGTGATTTTAGCCCTAAAAAACTTGAAATGTCCATTTTGCCCTTTAAATTTCTTTAGGTAAATAACATCATTCGTCCCTCGTGCACATGTCAGAAAACGTGTTtagtccttattttcaaaaattaactcggatcgTTTCTCGTTCGTTGAAAACTTGCACGTTTCGTCCCTCTAGacataaaatgaccattttgcccttatttatttctttttttaattttctttttatttgtttattatttttagattaaaaaaaacaataatatatatatatatatatatatatatatatatatatatatatatatatatatatatatatatatatatatatatatacatgagccCACCCCTACCCGCTTCCCCCTCCTACTTATTCCTCTACCTGTGTCCCCCCATTCTCAGCCACTCCCAACGCCGACGAAGCCCCATAAGGGATAAACCAAAATTGGACCAATCGATCTTCATCCTCCTCCAATCGCTTCTATCAAACCCTATAACTCAAGAAGGAACTGTACATGGAATCATCAACAGCACCACCTTCGACAGTAGAATCATCAACAACACCACAATCACCACCATCTCATATCCCTACTTAACCTTAAGCCGCCTCTCGTTTTTAGTGTTCTCTATTTGCATCAAATCAGA encodes:
- the LOC111904954 gene encoding aspartyl protease AED3; the protein is MDSTIFAFFFIALLSTTRAFDPCPSLKPKPDGSDLSIIHIYGKCSPFNSPKPASSWTTTVLNMASEDQQRLTYLSSLVATKPKTSVPIAPGQVINIGNYVARVKIGTPGQLMFMVLDTSADTAWVPCSGCTGCSSTMFSQNSSATYETVDCATSECVQARGLSCPMAEPSNCLFNQSYGGDSSFLASLSRDFLQLANDTIPSYLFGCIGVVSGKSIPPQGLLGLGRGAMSVLSQSGSIYSGVFSYCLPSFRSYYFSGSLRLGPNGQPKTIKFTPLLKNPHRPSLYYVNLTGVTIGRVKVPIAPELLGFDPSTGAGTIIDSGTVITRFVPAAYDVIKEAFRNQTQGPFTSLGAFDTCFSVTHENVAPKMTFHFTGLDIVLPMENTLIHSSAGTLACLAMASAPNNVNSVLNVIANLQQQNLRILFDVVNSRVGITREICN